Proteins co-encoded in one Sus scrofa isolate TJ Tabasco breed Duroc chromosome 14, Sscrofa11.1, whole genome shotgun sequence genomic window:
- the ATOH7 gene encoding protein atonal homolog 7 produces MKSCKPCNPPAAAGARAAPPCTGGAAECAGTCAGAGRLESAARRRLAANARERRRMQGLNTAFDRLRRVVPQWGQDKKLSKYETLQMALSYIMALTRILAEAERFGSERDWVNLHCEHFGRDHYLPFAGAKLPGESEPYGQRLFGFQPESFQMAS; encoded by the coding sequence ATGAAGTCGTGCAAACCCTGCAATCCCCCGGCGGCGGCGGGAGCGCGTGCCGCGCCCCCGTGCACGGGTGGCGCAGCCGAATGCGCGGGCACGTGCGCAGGGGCTGGGCGGCTGGAGAGTGCGGCGCGCAGGCGCCTAGCGGCCAACGCGCGCGAGCGCCGCCGCATGCAGGGTCTCAACACGGCCTTCGACCGCCTGCGCAGGGTGGTACCCCAGTGGGGCCAGGATAAAAAGCTGTCCAAGTACGAGACCCTGCAGATGGCGCTGAGCTACATCATGGCTCTGACCCGCATCCTGGCTGAGGCCGAGCGATTCGGCTCGGAGCGGGACTGGGTCAATCTCCATTGTGAGCACTTCGGTCGAGACCACTACCTTCCGTTCGCGGGCGCGAAGCTGCCAGGCGAGAGCGAGCCGTACGGCCAAAGGCTCTTCGGCTTCCAGCCCGAGTCCTTCCAGATGGCCAGTTAG